A single Streptomyces sp. Edi2 DNA region contains:
- a CDS encoding carbon-nitrogen hydrolase family protein: MTSLHTALLQSSGRPGDVAHNLRVLDDAARAAAATGAGLLACPELFLTGYAIGADVHRLAETADGDSARAIGKIAAEHGIAVLYGYPERAAQDETDSAAVYNSAQLIGPDGKRLANYRKTHLFGCFEHEWFTPGERAVVQAELAGLRIGLLICYDVEFPENVRAHALAGTDLLLVPTAQMHPFQFVAESVIPVRAFENQMYVAYVNRVGAEGEFEFVGLSCLAGPDGVVRTRAGRTEQLVQAEVDPAFLKESRADNPYLHDRRPELYGPLA, encoded by the coding sequence ATGACGTCGCTGCACACCGCCCTGCTCCAGAGTTCGGGCCGGCCCGGCGATGTCGCGCACAATCTGCGGGTCCTCGACGACGCGGCCCGCGCCGCGGCGGCGACCGGTGCCGGGCTGCTCGCCTGCCCCGAGCTGTTCCTCACCGGCTACGCCATCGGCGCCGACGTCCACCGCCTCGCCGAGACCGCCGACGGCGACAGCGCCCGGGCCATCGGGAAGATCGCCGCCGAGCACGGCATCGCGGTGCTCTACGGCTACCCCGAGCGCGCCGCGCAGGACGAGACCGACAGCGCCGCGGTGTACAACTCGGCGCAGCTGATCGGGCCGGACGGCAAGCGCCTCGCGAACTACCGCAAGACGCATCTCTTCGGCTGCTTCGAGCACGAATGGTTCACCCCGGGGGAGCGGGCCGTCGTCCAGGCCGAGCTGGCCGGCCTCCGCATCGGCCTGCTGATCTGCTACGACGTGGAGTTCCCGGAGAACGTCCGGGCTCATGCGCTGGCCGGCACCGACCTGCTGCTGGTGCCCACCGCGCAGATGCACCCCTTCCAGTTCGTCGCCGAGTCCGTCATCCCGGTCCGCGCCTTCGAGAACCAGATGTACGTGGCGTACGTCAACCGGGTCGGCGCGGAGGGCGAGTTCGAGTTCGTCGGCCTCAGCTGCCTGGCCGGCCCGGATGGTGTCGTCCGCACCCGCGCCGGCCGCACCGAGCAGCTGGTACAGGCCGAGGTCGACCCCGCCTTCCTCAAGGAATCCCGGGCGGACAACCCCTATCTGCACGACCGCCGGCCGGAGCTGTACGGCCCGCTGGCCTGA
- a CDS encoding Lrp/AsnC family transcriptional regulator yields MRLNDLDERIVHALAEDARRSYADIGQEVGLSAPAVKRRVDRLRADGAITGFTVRVDPAALGWETEGFIEIYCRRNTSPESIHRGLSRYPEVASASTVTGEADAVVQVFASDMRHFERVLERIAGEPFVERTKSVLVLSPLLRRYSSGAPG; encoded by the coding sequence GTGCGACTGAACGATCTCGACGAACGCATCGTCCACGCCCTCGCCGAGGACGCCCGCCGCAGCTACGCCGATATCGGCCAGGAGGTCGGGCTGTCCGCGCCGGCCGTCAAACGCCGGGTGGACCGGCTGCGGGCCGACGGCGCGATCACCGGCTTCACGGTACGGGTCGACCCGGCCGCGCTCGGCTGGGAGACCGAGGGGTTCATCGAGATCTACTGCCGCCGCAACACCTCGCCCGAGTCGATCCACCGCGGCCTGTCGCGCTACCCGGAAGTGGCGTCCGCCTCCACCGTCACCGGTGAGGCGGACGCCGTCGTCCAGGTCTTCGCCTCCGACATGCGGCACTTCGAGCGGGTGCTGGAGCGCATCGCGGGCGAACCGTTCGTGGAGCGGACGAAATCCGTCCTGGTGCTCTCGCCGCTGCTGCGGCGCTACAGCTCGGGGGCGCCGGGCTAG
- a CDS encoding LysR family transcriptional regulator, with protein sequence MIARDANIDFNLLTALDALLEEQSVTAAADRLGLSGPAMSRALGRIRRTIGDPVLVRAGRHMVPTPRALEIRAEVRRLVEAAHGVLAPSAPADPAQLVRVFTLYANDLFVTALGPRLVARVAKEAPQVVLRFLGESHVDVPLLRDGAADLELGVIDSPEPEIRREELFVDHNVAVVREGHPLTTGKLTARRFADAPHLNFSRRGRLTGPVDAALAERGLRRRVIATVPTFAASLMMVRDTDAVGLANARAAASMVRGLGLRTLPVPFALPPMTMEMAWHPRHEADAGHRWLRATVRKMVRDMLRDLDLDPDRDLDPGRDLDPDLDPDRDLDLDRDPDLPPGEG encoded by the coding sequence ATGATTGCGCGAGACGCAAACATCGACTTCAACCTGCTGACGGCGCTGGATGCCCTGCTCGAAGAACAGAGCGTGACCGCGGCCGCCGACCGGCTCGGACTCTCCGGACCCGCCATGAGCCGCGCGCTCGGCCGCATCCGCCGCACCATCGGCGACCCCGTCCTGGTGCGGGCCGGCCGCCACATGGTGCCCACCCCGCGTGCCCTGGAGATCAGGGCCGAGGTGCGCCGGCTGGTGGAGGCGGCGCACGGTGTGCTGGCCCCGTCCGCGCCGGCCGACCCGGCCCAGCTGGTCCGGGTGTTCACCCTCTACGCCAACGACCTCTTCGTCACCGCCCTCGGCCCGCGGCTGGTCGCCCGCGTGGCGAAGGAGGCTCCGCAGGTCGTGCTGCGCTTCCTCGGCGAGAGTCATGTCGATGTGCCGCTGCTGCGGGACGGTGCGGCAGACCTGGAGCTCGGCGTCATCGACAGCCCCGAGCCGGAGATCCGCAGGGAGGAGCTGTTCGTCGACCACAACGTCGCGGTGGTGCGTGAGGGGCACCCGCTGACGACGGGGAAGCTCACCGCCCGGCGGTTCGCCGACGCCCCGCATCTCAATTTCTCCCGGCGCGGCCGGCTGACCGGCCCGGTCGATGCGGCGCTCGCCGAACGCGGGCTCCGGCGCAGGGTGATCGCCACCGTCCCGACCTTCGCCGCGTCGCTGATGATGGTCCGGGACACCGACGCGGTCGGCCTGGCCAATGCCCGGGCCGCGGCCTCGATGGTCCGCGGCCTGGGGCTGCGCACCCTGCCGGTCCCGTTCGCGCTGCCGCCGATGACCATGGAGATGGCATGGCATCCGCGTCACGAGGCGGACGCGGGGCACCGGTGGCTGCGCGCGACGGTGCGGAAGATGGTGCGGGACATGCTGCGGGATCTGGACCTGGACCCGGACCGGGATCTGGACCCGGGCCGGGACCTGGACCCGGACCTGGACCCGGACCGGGACCTGGACCTGGACCGGGACCCGGACCTGCCGCCCGGCGAGGGCTGA
- a CDS encoding GuaB1 family IMP dehydrogenase-related protein: MRFLNPKNGALEESSSVPYDLTYDDVFMVPGRSAVGSRQGVDLSSHDGTGTTIPLVVANMTAIAGRRMAETVARRGGLVVIPQDIPLDVVTDVVTWIKRRHLVLDTPIVLSPVATVADALALLPKRAHGAGIVVEGGRPVGVVTEHDLAGVDRFTQVAEVMSKDLLVLDADIDPREAFNRLDAANRKLAPAVDADGMLIGILTRKGALRATLYTPATDANGKLRIAAAVGINGDVAGRAKALLEAGVDTLVVDTAHGHQESMITAVRAVRGLDPQVPIVAGNIVAAEGVRDLIEAGADIIKVGVGPGAMCTTRMMTGVGRPQFSAVLECAAEAKKFGKHVWADGGVRHPRDVAMALAAGASNVMVGSWFAGTLESPGDLQHTADGRPYKESFGMASARAVRNRTSDESAYDRARKGLFEEGISTSRMFVDQARPGVEDLIDTIIAGVRSSCTYAGAASLAEFADKAVVGVQSAAGYAEGKPLHDSWN, encoded by the coding sequence ATGCGATTCCTGAATCCGAAGAACGGCGCGCTCGAAGAGAGTTCTTCGGTGCCCTACGACCTGACCTACGACGATGTGTTCATGGTGCCCGGCCGCTCCGCCGTGGGCTCCCGTCAGGGAGTGGACCTGTCCTCCCACGACGGGACCGGTACCACCATCCCTCTCGTGGTCGCCAACATGACGGCGATCGCCGGCCGCCGGATGGCCGAGACCGTCGCCCGCCGTGGTGGTCTGGTCGTCATTCCGCAGGACATCCCGCTCGATGTCGTCACCGACGTGGTGACCTGGATCAAGCGCCGCCATCTGGTCCTGGACACCCCGATCGTGCTGTCCCCGGTCGCGACCGTCGCCGACGCCCTGGCGCTGCTGCCCAAGCGGGCGCACGGCGCGGGCATCGTCGTCGAGGGCGGCCGCCCGGTCGGCGTCGTCACCGAGCACGACCTGGCCGGGGTGGACCGCTTCACCCAGGTGGCCGAGGTCATGTCCAAGGACCTGCTCGTCCTGGATGCGGACATCGACCCGCGGGAGGCCTTCAACCGCCTGGACGCCGCCAACCGCAAGCTCGCGCCCGCGGTCGACGCGGACGGCATGCTGATCGGCATCCTCACCCGCAAGGGCGCGCTCCGCGCCACCCTGTACACCCCCGCCACGGACGCCAACGGCAAGCTGCGGATCGCGGCCGCCGTCGGTATCAACGGCGATGTGGCCGGCCGGGCCAAGGCGCTGCTGGAAGCCGGTGTGGACACCCTCGTGGTGGACACCGCGCACGGCCACCAGGAGTCGATGATCACCGCGGTCCGGGCGGTCCGCGGACTGGACCCGCAGGTGCCGATCGTGGCGGGCAACATCGTCGCCGCCGAGGGCGTCCGCGATCTGATCGAGGCCGGCGCGGACATCATCAAGGTCGGCGTCGGACCGGGCGCGATGTGCACCACCCGGATGATGACCGGCGTCGGCCGGCCGCAGTTCTCCGCGGTCCTGGAGTGCGCCGCCGAGGCGAAGAAGTTCGGCAAGCACGTCTGGGCCGACGGCGGGGTGCGCCACCCCCGCGATGTCGCGATGGCGCTGGCCGCGGGCGCCTCCAACGTCATGGTCGGCTCCTGGTTCGCCGGCACCCTCGAATCGCCCGGCGACCTCCAGCACACCGCCGACGGCCGGCCGTACAAGGAGAGCTTCGGGATGGCCTCCGCGCGTGCCGTGCGCAACCGTACAAGCGATGAGTCGGCCTACGACCGGGCCCGCAAGGGACTCTTCGAGGAGGGCATCTCCACCTCGCGGATGTTCGTCGACCAGGCGCGCCCCGGCGTCGAGGACCTGATCGACACGATCATCGCGGGGGTCCGCAGCTCCTGCACCTACGCGGGCGCCGCCTCCCTGGCGGAGTTCGCCGACAAGGCCGTGGTCGGGGTGCAGAGCGCCGCCGGCTACGCCGAGGGCAAGCCGCTGCACGACAGCTGGAACTGA
- a CDS encoding barstar family protein has translation MTGSVPRPLAAVLDGRTPPGVLPWPAERSVAQALAAARDAGWTGTSLDLEGVADKAAFMDRCARALRLPDWFGRNWDALADCLTDLSWCPADRGRLLVVTGWQGYAAASPDEWSIVEGVLADAVGYWRDTDTGLAVIMARGRDRQGV, from the coding sequence ATGACGGGTTCCGTGCCCCGGCCGCTCGCCGCGGTGCTCGACGGACGTACGCCCCCCGGGGTGCTGCCCTGGCCCGCGGAGCGCTCGGTGGCCCAGGCGCTGGCCGCCGCGCGGGACGCCGGCTGGACCGGCACGTCCCTGGATCTGGAGGGGGTCGCGGACAAGGCCGCCTTCATGGACCGGTGCGCCCGCGCGCTGCGGCTGCCGGACTGGTTCGGCCGCAACTGGGACGCGCTCGCCGACTGCCTCACCGATCTGTCCTGGTGCCCCGCCGACCGCGGCCGGCTGCTCGTCGTGACGGGCTGGCAGGGCTATGCGGCCGCGTCGCCGGACGAGTGGAGCATCGTCGAGGGCGTACTGGCGGATGCGGTGGGCTACTGGCGCGACACGGACACCGGACTGGCCGTGATCATGGCCAGGGGACGCGACCGGCAGGGCGTGTAG
- a CDS encoding ribonuclease domain-containing protein, with protein MVIRSVPRRAAAVLGTLLAGLLLVLTGCATGGGAGGSSSGLPGSTATAAADAPGPSGAPDRPRGMPVVPAGALPAPARDTLRLIDAGGPFPYPQDGTVFGNRERLLPRQPRGYYHEYTVPTPGSPDRGARRLVTGHSHETYYTDDHYRTFKAVLR; from the coding sequence ATGGTGATCCGCTCCGTCCCGCGTCGTGCCGCCGCTGTCCTCGGCACGCTGCTCGCCGGGCTGCTCCTCGTGCTGACCGGCTGTGCCACGGGCGGTGGCGCAGGCGGGAGTTCGTCCGGATTACCGGGGTCCACCGCCACGGCCGCCGCCGATGCGCCGGGACCCTCCGGCGCCCCGGACCGGCCGCGGGGCATGCCGGTCGTGCCGGCCGGCGCACTGCCCGCCCCGGCCCGGGACACCCTCCGGCTCATCGATGCCGGCGGTCCCTTCCCGTATCCGCAGGACGGCACCGTCTTCGGCAACCGCGAGCGGCTGCTGCCCCGTCAGCCGCGCGGCTACTACCACGAGTACACGGTGCCCACGCCCGGCTCGCCGGACCGCGGAGCCCGCCGGCTCGTCACCGGACACAGCCATGAGACGTACTACACCGACGACCACTACCGGACCTTCAAGGCGGTGCTTCGATGA
- a CDS encoding amino acid permease has product MRRKPVERLVAEGGQGEGGTLRRSMGMWQLTMISIGATLGTGIFVVLGEAVPDAGPAVILSFVIAGITALFSALSYAELAGTIPVSGSSYSYAYATLGELVAWVCGWCLILEYGVSVAAVAVGWGQYLNELLDGTLGFTIPDALSQPPGDGGVFNLPALLVVLLAMVFLLGGAKESARANTIMVIVKIIALLLFCGVAVQGVKSGNYANFMPMGMAGVSAAGATLFFSYIGFDAASTAGEEAKNPQRDMPRAIMLSLVIVTALYCLVAAIAVGAMPWQKFKGSEAALAGIMKDVSGQSFWAVLLAFGAVIAIASVVLTVLYGQTRILFAMSRDGLMPKVFAKVHPKSGAPRANTVIVSLFCGILAAAVPLGQLADATSIGTLFAFALVNIAVIVLRRTRPDMPRSFRTPLSPLFPAIGFLLCLYMMGSLGAVTWVVFGVWMVVGLVVYFGYGLRRSRLATAEK; this is encoded by the coding sequence ATGCGGCGCAAGCCCGTCGAGCGGCTGGTCGCCGAGGGCGGCCAGGGCGAGGGGGGAACGCTCCGCCGCTCGATGGGCATGTGGCAGCTGACCATGATCAGCATCGGCGCCACGCTCGGCACCGGCATCTTCGTGGTCCTCGGCGAGGCCGTCCCGGACGCCGGGCCCGCGGTCATCCTCTCCTTTGTCATCGCCGGCATCACCGCCCTGTTCTCCGCGCTGTCCTACGCGGAGCTGGCCGGCACCATCCCGGTCTCCGGATCGTCGTACTCCTACGCCTACGCCACCCTCGGTGAGCTGGTCGCCTGGGTCTGCGGCTGGTGCCTGATCCTGGAGTACGGCGTCTCGGTCGCGGCCGTCGCCGTGGGCTGGGGCCAGTATCTGAACGAGCTGCTGGACGGCACGCTGGGGTTCACCATCCCGGACGCGCTGTCCCAGCCGCCCGGTGACGGCGGCGTCTTCAACCTGCCGGCCCTGCTGGTCGTGCTGCTGGCGATGGTGTTCCTGCTGGGCGGGGCCAAGGAGAGCGCCCGCGCCAACACGATCATGGTCATCGTCAAGATCATTGCCCTGCTGCTGTTCTGCGGCGTCGCCGTGCAGGGCGTGAAGTCGGGCAACTACGCGAACTTCATGCCGATGGGCATGGCGGGTGTCAGCGCGGCCGGCGCCACCCTGTTCTTCTCATACATCGGCTTCGATGCCGCCTCCACCGCCGGTGAGGAGGCCAAGAACCCGCAGCGCGACATGCCGCGCGCGATCATGCTCTCGCTGGTGATCGTCACCGCGCTGTACTGCCTGGTCGCGGCCATCGCCGTGGGCGCGATGCCCTGGCAGAAGTTCAAGGGCTCGGAGGCCGCGCTCGCCGGGATCATGAAGGACGTGTCCGGCCAGAGCTTCTGGGCCGTGCTGCTCGCCTTCGGTGCGGTCATCGCCATCGCCAGCGTCGTGCTGACCGTGCTCTACGGCCAGACCCGCATCCTCTTCGCGATGTCCCGGGACGGGCTGATGCCCAAGGTGTTCGCCAAGGTGCACCCGAAGAGCGGTGCGCCGCGGGCCAACACCGTGATCGTCTCGCTGTTCTGCGGGATCCTCGCCGCCGCGGTGCCGCTGGGCCAGCTGGCCGACGCCACCAGCATCGGCACGCTGTTCGCCTTCGCGCTGGTCAATATCGCGGTGATCGTGCTGCGCCGCACCCGCCCGGACATGCCGCGCAGCTTCCGTACCCCGCTCTCGCCGCTCTTCCCGGCGATCGGTTTTCTGCTGTGCCTCTACATGATGGGCAGCCTCGGCGCCGTGACCTGGGTGGTCTTCGGTGTCTGGATGGTCGTGGGCCTTGTGGTCTACTTCGGTTACGGCTTGCGCCGCTCCCGATTGGCCACCGCAGAGAAGTGA
- a CDS encoding MFS transporter, which yields MTSTVSPPDSSPGSHSRSSSASASSDAPARRRSVTAAMCACVLVAQSLVAAINLAIPKIAASGLHPSPAQLLWIVDTYVLVFAGLLIPAGALGDRVGRKGVLLTGLGVFAAGALLSASAAGLPVLLTGRALSGAGAALLVPATMSVLLHSAPSDRKAGAVAAWSTAVGIGGMAGNAGGALILQYLPWQGLFWGYVPLALALLLWVATAAPRVPRQTAALDLPGSALLILGATALLFGIIEGPGLGWTSAPVTGAFALAVVVLAVFVRHALRAAHPVLDLRLFRLPRLRAGSVGIAVTFFGMFALFYVNAQFLQYVKGYSPLQTGCAIVPLAVGMMAVTKYGMRGAQRAGEARTAGAGLALIAAGLLLLSTADAHTPYVLYLVFLLVMSAGAGLAMPTLSHAIVASVPARRSGMGSGLQGAARELGAALGIAVVGTVLSVRFASGTGDGAAAATAFTAATALGYRIAAGVVLVVGVAVVRGLRTGARAERSRDAA from the coding sequence ATGACCTCGACCGTGTCCCCTCCCGACTCCTCTCCCGGCTCCCATTCCCGTTCCTCTTCCGCCTCCGCCTCCTCCGACGCCCCCGCCCGGCGGCGCTCGGTGACGGCCGCGATGTGCGCCTGTGTGCTGGTCGCGCAGTCGCTGGTGGCCGCGATCAATCTCGCGATACCCAAGATCGCCGCCAGCGGGCTGCACCCCTCCCCCGCCCAGCTCCTGTGGATCGTCGACACCTACGTCCTGGTCTTCGCGGGGCTGCTGATCCCGGCCGGTGCGCTCGGCGACCGGGTCGGCCGCAAGGGCGTACTGCTCACGGGGCTCGGCGTGTTCGCCGCGGGTGCGCTGCTGAGCGCGTCGGCGGCCGGGCTGCCGGTGCTGCTGACCGGCCGGGCGCTCTCGGGTGCGGGGGCCGCGCTCCTGGTGCCGGCGACGATGTCCGTCCTGCTGCACTCTGCCCCGTCCGACCGCAAGGCCGGGGCGGTGGCCGCCTGGAGCACGGCGGTCGGCATCGGCGGGATGGCGGGCAACGCGGGCGGCGCGCTGATCCTGCAATACCTGCCCTGGCAGGGGCTGTTCTGGGGGTATGTGCCCCTCGCGCTGGCCCTGCTGCTCTGGGTCGCGACCGCCGCACCCCGGGTTCCCCGGCAGACCGCGGCGCTCGATCTGCCGGGCTCGGCACTGCTGATCCTCGGAGCGACGGCGCTGCTCTTCGGCATCATCGAAGGCCCGGGCCTGGGCTGGACCTCCGCCCCGGTGACCGGCGCCTTCGCCCTCGCGGTGGTGGTGTTGGCGGTGTTCGTCCGGCACGCGCTGCGGGCGGCGCACCCGGTGCTGGACCTCCGGCTGTTCCGGCTGCCGCGGCTGCGCGCAGGCAGCGTCGGCATCGCCGTCACCTTCTTCGGGATGTTCGCGCTCTTCTACGTCAACGCCCAGTTCCTGCAGTACGTGAAGGGGTACTCACCGCTGCAGACGGGCTGCGCGATCGTGCCGCTGGCCGTCGGGATGATGGCGGTGACGAAGTACGGGATGCGCGGGGCGCAGCGGGCCGGTGAGGCCAGGACGGCGGGCGCGGGGCTGGCACTGATCGCGGCCGGTCTGCTGCTGCTCTCCACCGCGGACGCCCACACCCCGTACGTCCTCTACCTGGTGTTTCTCCTGGTGATGTCGGCCGGTGCGGGGCTGGCGATGCCGACGCTGTCGCATGCGATCGTGGCGTCCGTCCCGGCCCGGCGGTCCGGCATGGGGTCCGGACTCCAGGGCGCCGCACGGGAGTTGGGGGCGGCGCTGGGGATCGCGGTGGTGGGCACCGTCCTGTCCGTGCGCTTCGCCTCGGGTACCGGGGACGGCGCCGCCGCGGCCACCGCGTTCACGGCGGCGACGGCGCTGGGTTACCGGATCGCGGCGGGTGTGGTGCTGGTGGTGGGCGTCGCCGTGGTGCGCGGCCTGCGTACCGGGGCGCGGGCCGAACGGAGCCGGGACGCGGCCTGA